agcgataacgatCACcagaaaattctcaaaattaagGGCCCaacttcctaccctaggttcagaacatcaattggagccacttttgttcttggacctttCAATACCAAaagtatttttattattaatattaataatattattagtattatggtgataaaatttgaaaagaggGGGAGGGGCATgtgctttgtatttttacgTGGGTAAAGATTGATCCACTTGTACTGTACCATTCATACTCAGTGTTGCAGTATGACCACCTGTGAACTTTCCTGGGTTTCGTGCTTTTTGAACGTGTAAGTcaattaatataatatgaagaaaaattcaagctACCCAATACTTTTTAGAGAAAGAGAACAATTTTTCCAAAACATCAGctataaattttaaatgaaaaatcaaaataaccaagagtacaaaaaaaaaaaaaaaaagcaatcaaCAAAGGGAAGATAATAAGATCATTACAGCGAAACAATCAACAAGTCTTTCCATCAGCTTCCACGTATATTTCAAAGAGGTAGGCTCGTCAATGTTCTACATctttaaaagagaaaagtaATCCGGCAATATGATGTAGAAGAGTTTgcatttttctaaaacttaatttGAAGAGTGGTGAGGTGTGTGGggtgtgtgtatagatgtactagggttaagcattaagttggatgaccttttttgtctttttacacaataataaaacttacaacttaatgatttaaatattGGGGTGAACTAAGAGAAGTGtagggtttaaatagaaaatctcaaaaataACTCACGTAATATTCTCAATTTGTATTACCAGACacgttttcattatttttattttctgaatatgtttttattttcaaatcctaaaaatgaaaattgatgTTCGGGGTAGGTCAAACTTTGAATCTAAAATCAACTCACCTAGGCTAGAAATTTctcaaatcctacccaaccattagctagagcatggaaaatagtcAAAAAttcataccttactcgactaaattggtggccggaggagatAGATTGACGCCGTGAAGTTTCTGTCAAAACCAGTGCGGTTCAGAGCTCTTTCCGATGGAATCCGACGGTTCTAGGGGCAGGGCTGGTAGGGAAAGGAAGGGGGAGAAGTGGCGGTGCGATCCGGCCTAGTCCCGTGGCCAGCCGTGTGCTGTGGAAGTAGCTATGGTGATTAGTGGTGGCGGTTGTGCAAAACGAAGGGGGAGGGCGTGGTCCGGAGAGAGATGAGAGGAAGGAAAAATCTGGATTTTAAAAATCCAGTTTCaccaaattacaattttgcccctcaatgtattttgatcgtatttttcTCGTTATAACTTCGATTCGAGCCCATTgcatgtctacggactcactTCGATGCGATCTACACAACGGTACAGTTGAAATAACCAAATTCCTTCCtagtcaaaaagtcaactttagaCCTAATGAAATATTCTAGGGGTAAAATAGTCTTTTctcagaataaattaataattaaaaatgaattaagGTTCGGGTCGTTACATTAAGCCATCAGAGGCAAAACCACAAAACTCATAAACCCCCAAGCCCAACGCCATTATACAACCACCCTTGTCCCCACCCGAGATCCACCTCAAACTCCCCTAagacccatctctctctctctctctctctctctctctctctctctctctctctaaattcaaaaattgaaaaagaaaacaaaaatttgaacaCTTTGCATCTTGGGGGGATGAGGTTGCGGGTGGGTTCTGGGTTCTACGGGTTGAGAGATGAGGGGTGGGTTGTAGGTTGGGTTGGGATCTGCGTTTTGAGGGGGTGGGATAAGGAGAATGAGGGAATGGGTTgtgggagagagggagagacagagagagagagagcgaaagagagagagagagatagggatttggatttggattttttatctttaagtttatttattatttaattatttattcacttttttcaaattttttttcaaattttaaaatttaaaatattttaattgagaTGGACGGTTTTAGCCTTCAACTTAATGGTCAAATTGACAGAATGACTCAATTGGAACATATGAGATAGTTGGATGACCTAATTGCCtcaaaaaaaagtttgggGACCTAATTGCAACTCGAGGTAAAGTTCAGGGACCTCTACAGTTAAAAATCCATATTTCTATACATATATGAGTTTAGGTTGGGGGTTTCCAACTTGAGATATTTTTTAGTATTGGGAAGAGAAGTACGACTAGTTGATGGATAGGGTTCGTCATGTCCGGctctaaatttttgggtttgggccAGGCTCGGATCGGTTGTTGTcggatttttaaatttttcgaCTCAGGTCAAAATTTGAAAGGGATAAGCCAAAGCTCACTTATAGAGTTGGGCCTAAGTGGGCTTTCTGGGCAGGGTTGGGTCACCCACTGGACGCCCATTTCCttccccccctccccccaccCCCAATTATATTGCATTGTCTTATTTCCATTCCAAACATTTAAGTAAGGGCATGTTCACGTATGAGTAATGGGTATGGTAGGAAAGGGAATGATTTCCATTCCTGACTTCCCCTGCGTTTACTTGCAATcaggaatgaaaaaataagtggGCCCTACTTCAAAATAAGTAATCACATCCCCTCATAACAAGGTATCAGATCAACTAGGGGGAGTAGTCGATACGATTCCCATTGCTGTTTTCTCTTACTAACTTTCAAAAATACCATTACCACTTTaccataattccaaaacaccTCAAaccctttatatatataaaaaaactcatttcCAAGAAGTTCCATATATTTAATGTATGAAGATTATGtaggttattattatttgattgtttactaGTTAAGTAGATgaaagatatatatttattagagtttattttttcatttgaaattGGCTCTGGACAAAGGTGTTATTAACATTATCATTGAACTGGGCTCTTGCTGTTTATCTTGTTCAGCATATTGATTCCTCATGTTTGCACCGCCTTACTGATTTGCTGCAGGATTAGTTTGGTCTCCTTAGCCaatttgagaattatatatgtgttgtGGTAAAAATGTGCagggcattttagtaatcaaattaatttggattctgattcatgaaaattagtaaacaataacaataggAATCAACTCCATTCCTTTGCTAATTTCATATGTTTAGTAAATAGCTTAATAAGAATGATTCTTCTCATACCGATTTAGTAGTTCTCCGATTCCTAAATTCTCTAATTCCTTACTTTCTCCATTACTGATACGTAAACATGCTCTAAATGTCTTGttttttgactttgattttctagtatttttaattaaattcaaatgagagatacttccttatttacattgtaaatttaaatgaaataatataaaaataaattaaagtaaaagacaatacatttacttaaatgtttaGAATAAATTAGGCAATATAAGGCAAATGAGCGGGCCGGCCCATGAATGGGCCTAGTCGGGTCGGGTTAGAGGTTTCAAATCATAAGCCCAAATTCTACCAAAACTTAGAATGGGCTCGACGAATAGGCCTAACCATCAGACAAGGTTTAACTTTGGCCCATCAAACCTTGAGCTATCCACTTAAACACGCGAGACACGGGCCAAATGATACTCCCTACTGATGGATGAGTTTTTGACTTGAAGGATATCACCAACGATAATATCTTCCAcattgagttttttttcttctttttttttgggtcaaaatcTTAGATGAGTTTTTACGTTGCATCTACATAAAAAAtcaattgtaaaaaaaaaaaacgcacACACATATACCTATTTTGATGCTTTAGAATAAGAAACTTTAAAAGTTGAATAGTTTACTTTATAAAATActcaatataaaaataaaatcaatgaaaaagaaTTCTTTGTACATGCATTTTGTGTGTATagccaaaaaattaaaagttataATGATATGTTTACTTTCATGGAACTAATTATTAGAATTATTTTGATGCATGACTTCTAATAAACATATGagtattaaaattattttactcTCAATTTATCACATATTTACTAACACATGCGAAATTAAAAGTTTATGAGTTATATGCTACAATACATAATCCAATGCCTAAAAATTCATGAATTCTATTGATAAAGGTGAGGTGTTGATTCATACCCATTACTTATTCTCTCATATATTCTTAAATgggttttataattttattacatggttttttttatccCTAATTAGTGCTTGCAGTGATTATGTGTGCACTTCACAGGCAAAAGCCATGATTTATGAACATTTTAGCCAATAGACGAAATTACCCTGTTATTGTCACTGATTTCAAACTCATTTTGCCAAACTTGCATGGATAGATAAGTCATTTTATAGTGGGACGATTCTCAGCAGCCCAGCAAGTCTCCCTTTTCAAACCCACTGCCATTCCTCGTTTACTAGACCCACTACACTTTGGACCGCCTTCTCCTCGAATTCCAACAAAAAGACCAACAAGTCCGAGACCCATCCACGTGTCTGTTTACCATTGGTTAGCTCGTCATTATCGTCAAATTACCTAAAacgcaaaaacaaaattatatattaaatggGCAGATCTCCCTCTTTTCCACAAAACAGAGAACCGATAATCTCAAAGCCACCCCCAAAAGCAAAACCCTACTCTCTTCCTCCCTGTGTAAATCTGCATGCGTTAGGGTTTGAAATCAGAGGCTATGGCTACGGAGACTGCTACGAGATCGAGCTCAGCGGCCGATTCGTACATAGGGAGCTTGATAAGTTTGACTTCGAAGAGTGAGATCAGATACGAAGGCGTGCTTTACAACATCAACACCGAAGAGTCCAGTATCGGGCTCAGAAACGGTACTGCTTACTcactttatttgatttattgttcTCAGGATTTCGTTTCGTTCATTCTTGTTTTCTATgcctaatttaatttaatcgAATTGATTAAATTGTTCATTTACTagcttttttgttgttggaaaaGAATGTTTATTTACTAGTTACAGTCGTCTAGAAATTTCTTCTAAAAACTGGCCATCAGTCACGTGTGTGTATGCAAAGTATGTGATTCAGGCATTAACGTGTGCTTTGAACTGAGTATGAAAGTATGGTTTGGCGAGGAACTAATGTGGGTAAATTTCTGTGAAAATGTCCAACTCTCTGATTGTAAATGGTTTGTCTCTTCAATATATGTGATTGTAACTGGTTAATCTTATCGATTTTTGGCAAGGACtatatttgttgttgttgaaattgtttcattttgttttgattgaacAATTCATATTTGGCTTCCTAGTAATTTCAGTTTCCTTGATACCACTGCTGGCATCAATAAGATATCTTGAGAATGAAAAATcgtttataattttattttattacaaaaacaTTGTGTCCACAGGGTTATGGAATTTATAACAGCCCCTTGTGGTGCATggttatttgttcttttacttATGGTTTAATCTCTGAACAGTATAATTGCATCCATTAATTTATGGTTCATTGTCATAATGCTGTCAAATGGTAGAAGTGGAGGGTATCAGCATGGTTAACATATATTAATCATGTATGGAAATAAAGGTTGCATATGTTAGTTGGTGTATGGTTTTGATGTCACGTTACCTTTACCTGAAGCATGAAATGTTTATGAATAGTTTATGTGCCATGGATCATAATATGCATATAATATTTGTTAAGTGCTTTTGTTGAGATGTGGGTAGATGAGCTGGTGGTAATTTGTTACTTTCTACATGGCAGTACGATCTTTTGGAacagaaggaaggaaaaaggATGGACCACAAATCCCTCCGGGTGACAAAGTTTATGAGTATATACTATTCCGCGGGAGTGACATCAAGGTATGGTTTACACAGATGCCTAAGACCCTAGGACCAGAGTCTGGTCaccaaactttgtttttcaagACATTCACAATGAGCGTTCTATATTGAGGATTGataatttaccaaaaaaaccTTGAATCTCCTTTGTTTTATGATTTTAAGTTATTCAATAAAggtatttttcttcaatctttgGCAAGGccattgcttttatttttattttaaaattaaattaaaattagagCATTTACTGTTGCAAACTTGCAATTGTTGTTGACTACTAAGGTGTGTGAAAACTCGAGTGTAAATATGGTGACTCTTGAGTTATATGATAATAATGATATAAGATAGAAAAATTAACACAAATGTCATAATCCATGATGTGGGATGTAACTCTCTGCAATGTCATCATGTCAAATTTTGGAACTTTGTAGGCCGGGATTCATATCTGGTTATATTTTCATGTAAATATCGAAGCCCTAAGTCTTTCATTATTGCTTTTGTTTACAGGATTTACAGGTTAAGTCTTCTCCACCTGTTCAGCCTACGCTACCACCTATAAACAATGATCCAGCTATTATTCAAGTATGAGAAGGACATCTCACTTTTGTGATGCATCTAGTTAACCTCTTGTAattatctctttctccctcaAACTCTTTTCACCTTTCTTGCAGTCTCACTACTCCCGCCCTGCTCCTTCAACATCGAGCTTACCTGCTCCTGCTAGTGGATCTTTGACGGATATTAATCCTCATACTGCACAGTTGGGACTCCCTGGTCCAAATTTCCAAGGTAGTTTGCCTTTATATCAACCTGGAGGCAATTTAGCGTCATGGGGGGCTACGCCTCCTCCTCCAAGTGCAAATGGTGGTGGGCTTGCAATGCCAATGTACTGGCAAGGATACTATGGCCCTCCAAATGGGCTTCCTCATTTACACCAGCAATCGTTGCTTCGACCACCACCTGGGCTATCAATGCCTTCTTCAATGCAGCAGCCACTGCAGTACCCCAATTTTAATGCCTCCTTACCTACTGGAACTTCAAACTTGCCTGATGTTCCGTCGCCTTTGCTTCCAGCTGCTAGTATTAGTTCTACTTCTTTATCTCAGTCAACGTTGCCAACAACTCTGCCTCCAGTGCCTTCTACAACACTAGCTTCAGAAACCTTGCCAAGCTCAATGCCTAACAAGGCACCAAGTTCTGTCCCTTCTGTAGCCACCCTTAGTGCAAATTTGCCACCTATTTCTTCTCTAACTACTTCAAGCCCAGATATAAGTACTGTTGTACCACCAATCTCTAACAAGCCTCATGCAATTTCTGGCCCAACCTTGCCTTATCAAAACATATCTCAAGCTGCTTCCTCTGTTGTCGGGACATCCAGTTCTTTGCGCACGGAAACACTACTGCCTTCTTTGGTAACCCCAGGTCAGCTGTTGCAATCTGGATCTGCTGCAGTCTCTTCAACTCAATCTTTGCAAACCGCTCACAAGGATGTGGAGGTGGTCCAAGTTTCATCGTCAACCTCATCAGAACCCACAGTGCCAGTCTCGGCCGAATCTCAGCCCCCAATATTGCCATTACCACCACCTGTACGGGCTGGTCAAAAGGTGTTGTTTTGTCATACATTCATGCTCTTGGACTTGCTTGCTTTGTTTTCCCCTCCTCTTGGATGTCTATTTATATGTGGGTGGGTGCAGTAGAATATTAGATTGTTATTTAACAGGCTTATTAGACTGAATTGCTAGCATTCAGTGTAAGATGGGTGGGTTTAACTACCATACCCGatgaaaatttcattcatCAGCCAGCCTCTTtgtttgagtttctttttgtACATGTATTTACATCTTTGGGGTTGCAAATTAGATTTATGTGAAATTGCCAGCTCTGAACTAGTTTCAGGTTTTTAAATGACTGAATTGTTTAGATCTTAGAATTCGTGGTTTCTCTTATTCTCACCGACTGGATTTAGTTGAGTTGTCAGGCCAGTGGACCTGTGGTCTGATCCCACATGGTCTGGGGTTTAATATCTCAAGCTACCTATCCCTGCCTCCCAAAGATTGTAGGATTTGGTGTGGGCCCCAGTTTCGAAGCCTAGTCTGCAACGCAGGCTTGGGGGATTTCTGggtattaaaaaaagatggtatctctctctctctctctctgagggGGAGGAATTTATTCTCAAACTTGTGCAATAAAAAGGATGAAGTTATAACAATTTAGGACTTCAGTTCcgttttttgtatttcaaTTCTATTATCTACTCTATGATCCAACGAGTCTCTGACATTGTCCCTATCTTTTTCCCTATATGTATAAATGCATTCCCAGCCAAATGGAGCTCAATTCCAAAATCGCCATGGTTATACTTATAGGGGGCGCGAAAGAGGGCGAGGATCTGGGGTAATGTATTATTTACCTTTTTTGAATCTGAGTGACAACTTAAATTTGAGTTAAAATGAGAACTTCTTGATTGGCAATGGTTTGTCAGGGGAGTGTTTTTCAGCACTTCTGATGGCTTTTAATCTATTGTAAGATATATGTGataaatccaaaattattTACAGATAGGATTACCCCtgattaaatttaatttactCTTACCAATTAGTCGTTGTAATACCTTTTGGGATACCTGACAGTGCCAAACAATTACCAATTTGGTTGCAGAGTTCCCGTCCAATAACAAAATTCACTGAAGATTTTGATTTCACGGCAATGAATGAGAAGTTCAATAAGGATGAGGTTTGGGGTCATCTGGGTAAGAGTAACAAACCTCACCCAAAGGACAAAGACGGAGATGGAAACGCCAGTGATGAAGATTATATTGAGGATGAAGATGATGTGGAGTTGTCGAAGGTTGAGATCAAGGTGGCTTTGGCTATCATGTTTTTCATTCATAATCTAAATGGGTTCTAGATTAAGAAATAATCTTCTTATTACTTCTGTCATCtcattttgttaagttttgtGCTCCTGTGCCACAGCCCGTCTACAATAAGGATGACTTCTTTGATACCATCTCTTGCAATGCTATGAATCATGAACAGAATGGGAGAACTAGATACTCTGAGCAAATAAAGATAGATACTGAGGTAGTgtaccttttatttattttgtatttttttgcCCATCTTAGTTTTGGAGATTTTCATGGATATGGTTGTTTGCTTGTTGGTGCAGACTTTTGGCACTTTTTCAAGGTATCGGGGTGGTCGAGGTGGCCGTGGTCCTGGGCGTGGTGGCCGTGGTCGTGGTGGTTACTATGGAAGGGGTTACGGGGGTTATGGGGGTTATGGCGGTGGCTATGTTGGAAGGGGCCGTGGCCGGGCCATGCCCACTCGTGCTCCATAGTTGCCACTTTGCCTCCTGAGAGTTAATATGGGTAAAACCCAAAGCCCGAACGGCAGCCCATCAGAACAACAAACAGATTTAGGGCTATGTTAATGttgtgttttccttatttatgCCTGTccagaaaataaatagaagTTAATGCTGTTTCTGTATCAAATTGTCTTTATCTATTTCCCTGATTTGGGACTCCTTTCATTGACCTAATCAAGAAGCATCAAATTTAGTGACAGAACCTAATCAAGTTTAGTATTTTCTCTTACCTATTAAATTTGTTGTTCTTTGATGTCAAACTCTTCACCTTGTTGGCATTGGACTGAAGTTGGACTTTTGGCTTGCCATGAATGCATCAGGAAATGTTGATTTTAGAAATGGGGTGAGCGAGCTGATACTACTGGTAAAGTGATATTAGACTCGATGCAGATGGATGTATATTCCATGTTTCATGTGGCATCCTATTGCAAGCTGATTTGcgatttgaaattttggagatTTTAAGATTCTGCGATTAGGTTCGTTCTATTGTTGCTCTGCCAACTTACGAGAAACTATTCACTAACTAAGCTCTTTGAGGCCTCTTCCTTTCAGATGGAAATCGAATGATGAGTTTTGATGTATCTGaccatgtatttaaagataacgttgTTTCTGTTGTAAAGAAAATGGTGGACttacataaagaaaagaaggaaataattttcaataagtttAACGATGATGTTGGGTAAGCCATTCAATTTGCCTCTAAATAAGCTTCCCATTATTCGGTAATACGAGGCTTCTCATTATTCGGTGAGGCTTCTCATTAttctgattattttatttttgtaacagtttttattctctctgaaaaaaaaaacgttgTTACTTCGAAGCCAGTATAACTGGCCGTACAAACTTTGCTTTGCTAAAAAGCTACTTGCATGTGGCTACCAAGACTCTTCTGGGAGGAAGAGAAGGCCTTCTTCCATGGAGCAAAGCCAAGTTATCGAAGAAGAGAACATCACCCTTCTCCCACTTAAATTGGAtgctttcttcttcaataATCTGTTCACATCTATTCACCACATTTGCCGGAATCTCGGTTCCATCGGCCATGAGGGCAGAGCTGAGCTCCTTCCCATGCATGCCGACCACCGTGTTAAACCAcattctcctttcttttcttccatcaAACACCTTCGTCAGCGACCTTGGCCCCAATATTGTCTTGATTGCTCCATCTGGTAGCCACTCAACGTCCATGCCTAAAGCATTAGCCCTGCCAAATCATAATGTCTTTAACCAAATGATCTTGTAACTATGAAACCAATTTATCATGTTGTGACAAGTGATATATAGAGTAGTAAGCAAAGATCACCTTTTCTCAGCTTCTGCACGGTCTGATGTACCAAAAGTATCCTCCCAGCCCCTACCCCTCATGGAACCTGTACTGTTCTTACTGAGAGCTGTGAAAGTGTACTTCAACCCATTTGCGTCCATTTCTTCTACGGTTTCTGGGAACTCCTTCAGCATCCTTTCCGTTACCCGGAAGCTCGGAACAAAGGGTGTTTCTCCGCCTTCTGGTGGTGGTGTCTCACAGAATAGGATCACTTTTTTCGGATATTCCTTGATCTGcaggttaattaattagtaaaagTAAAggttaaagtaattaagaggGTATTAGCAGATGCCAATAATATCATATTGGGTTAACTCTTTGAATTATAATTGAATTAATAAAGTCTAATGGAGACGGACATATTTTGGTGTAAGAAGTGGGCATCAAACTGTGATCTCATAAAAGAAACTAGCTTAAAAAAAGGTGCAGAAAACATGACCAAATTGAGAAGCTT
The window above is part of the Prunus dulcis chromosome 1, ALMONDv2, whole genome shotgun sequence genome. Proteins encoded here:
- the LOC117633765 gene encoding protein decapping 5 isoform X2 — translated: MATETATRSSSAADSYIGSLISLTSKSEIRYEGVLYNINTEESSIGLRNVRSFGTEGRKKDGPQIPPGDKVYEYILFRGSDIKDLQVKSSPPVQPTLPPINNDPAIIQSHYSRPAPSTSSLPAPASGSLTDINPHTAQLGLPGPNFQGSLPLYQPGGNLASWGATPPPPSANGGGLAMPMYWQGYYGPPNGLPHLHQQSLLRPPPGLSMPSSMQQPLQYPNFNASLPTGTSNLPDVPSPLLPAASISSTSLSQSTLPTTLPPVPSTTLASETLPSSMPNKAPSSVPSVATLSANLPPISSLTTSSPDISTVVPPISNKPHAISGPTLPYQNISQAASSVVGTSSSLRTETLLPSLVTPGQLLQSGSAAVSSTQSLQTAHKDVEVVQVSSSTSSEPTVPVSAESQPPILPLPPPVRAGQKPNGAQFQNRHGYTYRGRERGRGSGSSRPITKFTEDFDFTAMNEKFNKDEVWGHLGKSNKPHPKDKDGDGNASDEDYIEDEDDVELSKPVYNKDDFFDTISCNAMNHEQNGRTRYSEQIKIDTETFGTFSRYRGGRGGRGPGRGGRGRGGYYGRGYGGYGGYGGGYVGRGRGRAMPTRAP
- the LOC117633765 gene encoding protein decapping 5 isoform X1; protein product: MATETATRSSSAADSYIGSLISLTSKSEIRYEGVLYNINTEESSIGLRNVRSFGTEGRKKDGPQIPPGDKVYEYILFRGSDIKDLQVKSSPPVQPTLPPINNDPAIIQSHYSRPAPSTSSLPAPASGSLTDINPHTAQLGLPGPNFQGSLPLYQPGGNLASWGATPPPPSANGGGLAMPMYWQGYYGPPNGLPHLHQQSLLRPPPGLSMPSSMQQPLQYPNFNASLPTGTSNLPDVPSPLLPAASISSTSLSQSTLPTTLPPVPSTTLASETLPSSMPNKAPSSVPSVATLSANLPPISSLTTSSPDISTVVPPISNKPHAISGPTLPYQNISQAASSVVGTSSSLRTETLLPSLVTPGQLLQSGSAAVSSTQSLQTAHKDVEVVQVSSSTSSEPTVPVSAESQPPILPLPPPVRAGQKPNGAQFQNRHGYTYRGRERGRGSGSSRPITKFTEDFDFTAMNEKFNKDEVWGHLGKSNKPHPKDKDGDGNASDEDYIEDEDDVELSKVEIKPVYNKDDFFDTISCNAMNHEQNGRTRYSEQIKIDTETFGTFSRYRGGRGGRGPGRGGRGRGGYYGRGYGGYGGYGGGYVGRGRGRAMPTRAP
- the LOC117617391 gene encoding clavaminate synthase-like protein At3g21360 — encoded protein: HFTKDFKVGKCEGQKVVDGETMPLVLQPPEPNSSNDVESLVLALKKNKDWFEQMLIKNSAVLLRGFNVQNAEEFNDIIETFGWDDIRYVGPAPRTHVHKRVWTANEGPLSEFIYYHHEMVLIKEYPKKVILFCETPPPEGGETPFVPSFRVTERMLKEFPETVEEMDANGLKYTFTALSKNSTGSMRGRGWEDTFGTSDRAEAEKRANALGMDVEWLPDGAIKTILGPRSLTKVFDGRKERRMWFNTVVGMHGKELSSALMADGTEIPANVVNRCEQIIEEESIQFKWEKGDVLFFDNLALLHGRRPSLPPRRVLVATCK